A section of the Hippea sp. KM1 genome encodes:
- the infC gene encoding translation initiation factor IF-3 translates to MAGGDAIRGDFRRKELPPINENIKADKVRLITETGEQVGIVPLSEALRRAENAGLDLVVVSPNSDPIVCRIMDYGKYNYEKQKKQQKSKKAQKTIKVKELKLRPRIAENDYQTKLKMARSFLEDKNKVKFNIFLRGREIDKKELVEELIERLKIDLEGYGSLEGKPDYQGRRVSVSFVPNK, encoded by the coding sequence ATAGCAGGAGGTGATGCTATAAGAGGCGATTTTAGAAGGAAGGAACTTCCGCCCATCAACGAGAACATTAAAGCCGACAAGGTCAGGCTTATAACCGAGACGGGCGAGCAGGTGGGTATTGTTCCTTTGAGTGAGGCTTTAAGAAGGGCCGAGAATGCGGGGCTGGATTTGGTTGTTGTTAGCCCCAATAGCGACCCGATTGTTTGCCGTATAATGGATTACGGCAAGTACAACTATGAGAAGCAGAAGAAGCAGCAAAAGAGCAAGAAGGCTCAAAAGACCATTAAGGTTAAAGAACTCAAGCTGAGGCCAAGGATCGCAGAAAACGACTATCAGACAAAGCTTAAGATGGCCAGAAGCTTTTTAGAGGATAAGAATAAGGTTAAGTTCAATATCTTTCTGCGTGGCAGGGAGATCGACAAGAAGGAATTGGTGGAAGAACTTATTGAGCGGCTGAAGATCGACCTTGAGGGGTATGGCAGCCTTGAGGGTAAGCCGGATTACCAGGGAAGAAGGGTAAGCGTTTCCTTTGTGCCAAATAAATAG
- the rpmI gene encoding 50S ribosomal protein L35: MKLKTRRAAAKRFSKTAKGHFKHARAGKSHLLFDKTRKRKRNLKRPNYIKSGQVKHNLKELMPWG; encoded by the coding sequence ATGAAGCTTAAAACCAGGAGAGCTGCGGCAAAGAGGTTTTCCAAGACGGCAAAGGGTCATTTTAAGCATGCAAGGGCCGGCAAGAGCCACCTTTTGTTTGATAAGACCAGAAAGAGAAAGAGGAATCTAAAGAGACCCAATTACATAAAGTCGGGTCAGGTTAAACACAATCTCAAAGAGTTGATGCCTTGGGGATAG
- the rplT gene encoding 50S ribosomal protein L20 encodes MRVKTGFKRRRRHKKILKLAKGYYQRRHSTYKNAEESVRRALAYAYRDRKVRKREFRRLWIARINAAVREYGLSYSRFMHLLKQKGIDLNRKVLSQMAIYEPEAFKNLVENIKAS; translated from the coding sequence TTGAGAGTAAAAACGGGTTTTAAGAGAAGAAGAAGACATAAAAAGATTTTAAAGCTTGCCAAGGGTTATTACCAGAGGAGGCATTCAACCTATAAGAATGCTGAGGAGAGCGTAAGAAGGGCGCTTGCCTATGCCTATAGGGATAGGAAGGTAAGAAAGAGGGAGTTTAGGAGGCTCTGGATTGCCCGCATCAATGCTGCTGTCAGGGAGTATGGCTTGAGTTATAGCAGGTTTATGCATCTTTTGAAGCAAAAGGGCATAGACCTAAACAGGAAGGTTCTGAGCCAGATGGCCATCTATGAGCCTGAGGCCTTTAAGAACCTTGTAGAGAATATTAAGGCTTCTTAA
- the pheS gene encoding phenylalanine--tRNA ligase subunit alpha: MEHLKNEFEQLLKGIENQEQLKQLKAQFLGKKGKITALFKRLKDLAGDEKKEFGKKINELKGFCERLLEEKSKELLEKAKQESLKKEAIDITLPARGANFGAIHPITKTIMEIEDIFRSLGFGVESGPEVELDLFNFEMLNIPKEHPARDMQDTFYINDNVVLRTHTSPTQIRVMKRQKPPVMFISPGRVYRRDSDLTHSPMFHQIEGLLVDKNVRFSDLKGVLSEFLRMFFGDVPVRFRPSYFPFTEPSAEVDIGCIICKGKGCRVCSHTGYLEVLGCGMVHPNVLKNCGYDPNEYVGFAFGLGIERFAMLKYGIDNIKLFFENDLRFLEQFSYSKGRLL; encoded by the coding sequence ATGGAACATCTCAAAAATGAATTTGAACAGCTATTAAAGGGTATAGAAAACCAGGAGCAGCTAAAGCAACTGAAGGCCCAGTTTCTGGGCAAGAAGGGTAAGATAACGGCTCTGTTTAAACGGCTTAAGGATTTAGCAGGGGATGAGAAGAAGGAGTTTGGTAAAAAGATCAATGAGCTTAAGGGATTTTGCGAGAGGCTTTTGGAGGAAAAATCGAAGGAGTTACTTGAAAAGGCCAAACAGGAGTCCTTAAAGAAGGAGGCCATAGATATAACGCTCCCTGCAAGGGGGGCAAACTTCGGGGCTATTCATCCCATAACAAAGACCATAATGGAGATTGAGGATATATTTAGAAGCTTGGGGTTTGGTGTTGAGAGCGGGCCTGAGGTGGAACTTGATCTATTTAACTTTGAGATGCTCAATATACCCAAGGAGCATCCGGCAAGGGATATGCAGGATACATTTTACATAAACGACAATGTTGTTTTGAGAACCCATACATCGCCCACCCAAATCAGGGTGATGAAAAGGCAAAAACCGCCTGTGATGTTCATCTCGCCAGGCAGGGTTTACAGGCGTGATTCGGATTTAACCCACTCACCGATGTTTCATCAGATTGAGGGATTGCTTGTTGATAAAAATGTCCGATTTTCGGATCTAAAGGGCGTTTTGAGCGAGTTCTTGAGGATGTTCTTTGGTGATGTCCCTGTAAGGTTTAGGCCGAGTTATTTCCCTTTTACGGAACCATCGGCCGAGGTTGATATAGGTTGTATTATCTGCAAAGGCAAGGGGTGCAGAGTCTGCTCCCATACCGGATACCTTGAGGTTTTGGGATGCGGTATGGTTCATCCCAATGTGCTTAAAAACTGTGGATACGACCCCAATGAGTATGTTGGTTTTGCCTTCGGGTTGGGTATTGAGCGCTTTGCCATGCTTAAGTATGGCATAGATAACATAAAGCTGTTCTTTGAAAACGACTTAAGGTTTTTAGAGCAATTCTCATATTCGAAGGGTAGGCTGTTATGA
- the pheT gene encoding phenylalanine--tRNA ligase subunit beta yields the protein MRVSYRWLKEFVDIDVDANELADRLTMAGLEVDSIERIDTFGSVVGEVVGVDYSGNLALCKVDIRAKTINIATADKSVRVGEKFGVVLAGSEVGGKRIERRPFGDFISEGMFLSAEELGLEESSSELFRLDSGFENGKRLSDIDEFDDSVIEIELTPNRADALSMLGVARDVAALFNKRVHLPEAGFDTIDKRIDEFVDVEVKDYKNCPRYTLAMASVEVKPAPFFMRMRLLKCGVRSINNIVDITNYVLLGLGQPMHAFDLDRLNGNIVIRPAVEGERIVALDGKEYELKNDMLVIADQKGPIAIAGVMGGEFSSVSDDTKTIALESAFFNPVSVRLTARRLKLHTESSHRFERGVDPNLALNASRYALSLLSRYANARVYAGFIDKKERDFENKRIAVSFDGINRLLGSNYGSNEIVDVLVGLNFGVEQTGEGVVEVEVPTYRFDIEGEADIAEEVARIKGYDSIADTMPVVNTYFKPQDRVDFYADEAVKTLADMGLFETKNYSFVHDEKLKLFDSNEESFVYLKNPLIDTQNVMRTTLAVSLLDVLVFNISKGAKGVPVFEIGRSFFKDGDFCKEYINVGFLLWGLSQFNIHQRGRAFDFYDAKAVCEAVAGIAGVSFEYNRSNRGFLHPGRAAELVVNGESFGYVGELHPDLYAAYELKFDKKMRVLIGEINLSRLAELNVGHSMYESLPKLPTVWRDLAVVVDRTIRWSDIEREIKGIDGVYRVALFDIYDKLEDENRVSLTFRVVLRNDEKTFTEEEIEKIMGDVYLRLKDKFNAKLRGE from the coding sequence ATGAGGGTTTCCTATAGGTGGTTAAAGGAGTTTGTGGATATAGATGTAGATGCCAATGAGCTTGCAGACAGGCTAACAATGGCCGGCCTTGAGGTTGATAGCATAGAGAGAATAGATACATTCGGCAGTGTTGTGGGTGAGGTTGTCGGGGTTGACTATTCAGGTAATCTTGCATTGTGCAAGGTGGATATTAGAGCAAAAACCATAAACATAGCCACTGCCGATAAAAGCGTCAGGGTTGGTGAGAAGTTCGGTGTGGTTTTAGCAGGCTCAGAGGTTGGCGGTAAGAGGATAGAGAGAAGGCCGTTTGGCGATTTTATCTCTGAGGGTATGTTTTTATCCGCCGAGGAGCTGGGGCTTGAGGAGTCATCCAGTGAGCTTTTTAGGCTGGATAGTGGCTTTGAAAACGGCAAGAGGCTGTCTGATATAGATGAATTTGATGATAGTGTTATTGAGATAGAGCTTACACCGAACAGGGCCGATGCCTTGAGTATGCTTGGTGTTGCAAGAGATGTTGCGGCCTTGTTTAACAAGAGGGTTCACCTGCCCGAGGCCGGTTTTGATACGATTGATAAAAGAATAGACGAATTTGTAGATGTTGAGGTAAAGGATTATAAAAACTGCCCCAGATATACGCTTGCTATGGCTTCTGTTGAGGTAAAGCCTGCACCGTTTTTCATGAGGATGAGGCTTCTAAAGTGCGGTGTTAGATCCATAAACAACATAGTGGATATTACAAACTATGTGCTTTTGGGGCTTGGCCAGCCCATGCACGCCTTTGATCTTGATAGGTTAAACGGCAATATAGTAATCAGGCCAGCCGTTGAGGGTGAGCGTATAGTTGCCTTAGACGGCAAGGAGTATGAGCTAAAAAACGATATGCTTGTGATAGCCGACCAGAAAGGCCCTATAGCCATAGCGGGTGTTATGGGTGGTGAGTTCTCAAGCGTTTCGGATGATACAAAAACCATAGCCTTAGAGAGTGCCTTCTTTAATCCGGTAAGCGTCAGGCTTACAGCAAGGAGGCTAAAGCTCCATACGGAGTCATCCCACAGGTTTGAAAGGGGTGTTGACCCAAATCTGGCTCTAAATGCAAGCAGGTATGCTTTGAGTCTGCTTTCAAGGTATGCGAATGCAAGGGTATATGCTGGATTTATAGATAAAAAAGAGCGGGATTTTGAGAATAAAAGGATAGCGGTTAGTTTTGATGGTATAAACAGGCTGCTTGGTAGCAATTATGGATCGAACGAGATCGTCGATGTGCTGGTTGGACTAAACTTCGGTGTTGAGCAGACAGGTGAGGGTGTTGTTGAGGTTGAGGTGCCCACCTATAGGTTTGATATAGAGGGCGAGGCTGACATAGCCGAGGAGGTTGCAAGGATCAAGGGATACGACTCCATTGCGGATACGATGCCTGTTGTCAATACATACTTCAAGCCGCAGGATAGGGTGGATTTTTATGCAGACGAGGCTGTAAAGACCTTAGCCGATATGGGGCTTTTTGAGACGAAGAACTATTCCTTTGTGCATGATGAGAAGCTTAAGCTATTTGACAGCAATGAGGAGAGCTTTGTTTATCTTAAAAACCCTCTAATCGATACCCAGAATGTTATGAGAACAACCCTGGCCGTTTCGCTGCTTGATGTTTTGGTGTTTAATATAAGCAAAGGCGCAAAGGGTGTTCCTGTATTTGAGATAGGCAGGAGTTTCTTTAAAGACGGTGACTTTTGCAAGGAGTATATAAATGTTGGCTTCCTTCTGTGGGGTTTGAGCCAATTCAACATACACCAAAGGGGCAGGGCTTTTGATTTTTATGATGCCAAGGCTGTTTGCGAGGCTGTTGCAGGTATAGCTGGCGTTTCTTTTGAATACAACAGGTCAAATAGGGGCTTTTTACACCCCGGCAGAGCGGCAGAACTCGTTGTTAACGGTGAAAGTTTTGGGTATGTTGGTGAGCTGCACCCCGACCTCTATGCAGCTTATGAGCTGAAGTTTGACAAAAAGATGCGTGTTTTGATTGGCGAGATAAACCTAAGCAGGCTTGCTGAGTTGAATGTTGGCCATTCTATGTATGAGAGCCTGCCTAAGCTGCCCACCGTATGGAGGGATCTGGCTGTAGTTGTTGATAGGACTATAAGGTGGTCTGACATAGAAAGAGAGATTAAAGGAATCGATGGTGTTTATAGGGTGGCCCTGTTTGATATATACGAT